A DNA window from Paenibacillus andongensis contains the following coding sequences:
- the ileS gene encoding isoleucine--tRNA ligase, which yields MRKIDVKEKARTRELRVLEQWKLNDTFRKSIENRKGKANFVFYEGPPTANGSPHIGHVLGRVVKDFICRYKTMSGYQVIRKAGWDTHGLPVELGVQKQLGISGKQEIEKYGVAEFVEKCKSSVFEYEKQWRELTEAIAYWTDMDNPYVTLDNGYIESVWHILSNIHNKGLLYKGHRVSPYCPDCQTTLSSHEVAQGYEDVKDLSATVKFRSKNGSEIFLAWTTTPWTLPANVALAINKDLDYVKVKHKGEVYIVAKNLAEKVFKEDYDILSVHKGLEFVGTAYEPPFGYISPTKGHIVVDADYVMDTSGTGIVHIAPAHGEDDYRTARGHNLDFVNVVNLAGRYNDQITDFAGRFVKDCDVDIVKNLSERSLLFSKERYEHSYPFCWRCKSPLLYYAMESWFIKTTAIKEQLIENNSKIDWYPSHIREGRFGKFLEELVDWNISRNRYWGTPLNVWLCGDCGGEYAPESHQDLREKSVTPIDESLELHKPYIDEVKLRCSCGGIMERTPEVIDVWFDSGSMPFAQYHHPFGDETSLFNEQYPADMICEGIDQTRGWFFSLLAVSTLYNGKSPYKAVLSTGHVLDENGQKMSKSKGNGIDPWEIIDEFGTDAFRWALLSDSAPWNSKRFSKQIVAEAKSKLVDTINNTHAFYALYATIDHYKHEDHPPQEHANELDRWILSRLNSTLQNVCKGLEINDFLNPAKQIEMFVDELSNWYIRRSRDRFWGSEMTVDKVSAYQTLREVLLTLSRMIAPYAPLIAEDIYGNLGGEGSVHLADYPSVIHSAIDIMLESDMETARQIVELARNIRNDTGIKTRQPLSELIVSLDKDFDLSRFEEIIKDEINIKEIRVEQSDSGFVDFNVKLNLKVAGKKYGKYVGPLQNHLKQLSASETKQAVDNGFLVVMIDGEEFHITLDELLVEKQAKEGFASASGNQITVTLNTSITAELEQEGFVREIIRAIQDYRKKLELPIDKRVHLVLDVNLALKEALERFNYVLQENVLLSSVRYAKEENMESILIGENNFRLLIE from the coding sequence ATGAGAAAAATTGATGTGAAAGAAAAAGCGAGAACCCGCGAACTTCGCGTTCTTGAACAATGGAAATTGAATGATACATTCCGGAAGTCGATCGAAAACCGTAAAGGCAAAGCGAACTTCGTCTTTTACGAAGGGCCGCCGACGGCAAACGGATCACCTCATATCGGACACGTGCTTGGTCGTGTTGTGAAAGATTTCATCTGCCGCTATAAAACAATGTCAGGTTACCAAGTCATCCGCAAAGCGGGTTGGGACACGCATGGCTTGCCGGTCGAGCTTGGCGTGCAGAAGCAGCTGGGTATCTCGGGGAAACAAGAGATTGAAAAATACGGAGTCGCCGAATTTGTTGAGAAATGCAAAAGCAGCGTATTTGAATATGAAAAGCAGTGGCGTGAACTAACGGAAGCCATTGCCTACTGGACGGATATGGATAACCCCTATGTTACTTTGGATAACGGCTATATCGAGAGTGTTTGGCATATTTTATCCAATATCCATAACAAAGGACTATTGTATAAGGGGCACCGTGTAAGCCCTTATTGTCCGGACTGCCAAACAACGCTCAGTTCTCATGAAGTGGCGCAAGGCTATGAAGACGTGAAGGATTTAAGTGCTACAGTGAAATTCAGGAGTAAAAACGGAAGTGAAATCTTTCTGGCTTGGACGACGACCCCATGGACTCTACCTGCGAATGTAGCGTTGGCGATAAATAAAGATTTGGATTACGTCAAAGTGAAACATAAAGGCGAAGTGTATATCGTCGCGAAAAATCTTGCGGAAAAAGTCTTCAAAGAAGACTACGACATATTATCTGTGCATAAAGGATTGGAATTCGTCGGCACGGCCTACGAGCCCCCATTCGGCTATATTAGTCCAACTAAAGGACATATCGTCGTAGACGCTGACTATGTTATGGATACGAGTGGTACAGGTATCGTCCATATTGCTCCGGCGCATGGTGAAGATGATTATCGAACAGCACGCGGACATAACCTTGATTTTGTGAATGTAGTGAACTTGGCAGGACGTTACAATGATCAGATCACGGACTTCGCAGGACGCTTCGTCAAAGATTGTGACGTCGATATCGTGAAAAACTTGTCTGAACGCAGCCTGCTATTTTCCAAAGAGCGTTATGAGCATAGTTACCCTTTTTGCTGGCGCTGTAAATCCCCGCTGCTCTATTATGCGATGGAGAGCTGGTTTATCAAAACGACTGCAATTAAAGAGCAATTGATCGAAAACAACAGTAAAATCGACTGGTATCCTTCCCACATCCGCGAAGGGCGCTTCGGTAAGTTCCTTGAAGAGCTTGTTGATTGGAACATCAGCCGTAATCGTTATTGGGGTACCCCGCTTAACGTTTGGTTATGTGGAGATTGCGGAGGCGAATATGCGCCGGAAAGCCACCAAGATTTGCGGGAAAAATCAGTAACGCCAATTGACGAAAGCTTGGAGCTGCATAAGCCCTACATCGATGAAGTGAAACTGCGCTGCTCATGTGGTGGCATCATGGAAAGAACTCCTGAAGTAATCGACGTCTGGTTCGATAGCGGTTCTATGCCTTTTGCGCAGTATCATCATCCATTCGGAGACGAGACGTCGTTGTTTAATGAGCAGTACCCAGCGGATATGATCTGCGAAGGGATTGACCAAACAAGGGGCTGGTTCTTCAGTCTACTTGCGGTTTCAACGTTGTATAACGGCAAATCGCCTTACAAAGCTGTTCTTTCTACCGGGCATGTATTGGACGAGAATGGACAAAAAATGTCTAAAAGCAAAGGTAACGGCATTGATCCATGGGAAATCATCGATGAATTTGGTACGGATGCGTTTCGATGGGCCCTGCTGTCAGACAGCGCACCTTGGAACAGCAAACGTTTCTCTAAGCAAATTGTTGCCGAAGCGAAATCCAAATTGGTCGATACGATTAATAATACACATGCTTTTTATGCGTTATATGCAACGATTGACCACTATAAGCACGAAGATCATCCGCCTCAAGAGCACGCAAACGAATTGGATCGTTGGATATTATCAAGACTTAACAGTACGCTCCAAAATGTATGTAAAGGCTTGGAAATTAATGATTTCTTAAACCCAGCGAAGCAAATCGAAATGTTTGTCGACGAACTGAGCAACTGGTACATCCGTCGCTCTCGCGACCGCTTCTGGGGTAGTGAAATGACTGTTGATAAAGTGTCGGCGTACCAAACACTGCGTGAAGTGTTATTGACGCTCTCGCGGATGATAGCGCCATATGCGCCACTCATTGCCGAGGACATATACGGTAACCTCGGCGGCGAAGGCAGCGTTCATCTGGCTGATTATCCAAGTGTGATCCATTCAGCAATCGATATTATGCTCGAGAGTGACATGGAAACTGCTCGTCAGATCGTTGAATTGGCTCGAAATATTCGGAACGATACAGGTATCAAGACCCGCCAGCCTCTCTCGGAGTTAATAGTTTCGCTCGATAAAGATTTCGACCTAAGCCGTTTTGAGGAAATCATTAAAGATGAAATAAACATCAAAGAAATCCGCGTAGAACAAAGCGACAGCGGTTTTGTTGACTTCAACGTGAAGCTGAATCTTAAGGTAGCCGGGAAGAAGTATGGCAAATACGTTGGTCCCCTGCAAAATCACTTGAAGCAATTGTCTGCTTCAGAAACCAAACAAGCGGTTGATAACGGTTTTCTTGTAGTAATGATCGACGGAGAGGAATTCCATATTACTCTTGATGAGCTGCTTGTGGAAAAACAGGCCAAAGAAGGGTTTGCTTCGGCTTCCGGTAACCAGATCACAGTAACCTTAAACACATCGATAACTGCAGAATTGGAGCAGGAAGGTTTTGTGCGGGAAATCATACGTGCCATTCAGGATTACCGTAAAAAGTTGGAGCTGCCGATTGATAAACGAGTTCATCTTGTTCTCGATGTCAATCTGGCGCTCAAAGAAGCGTTGGAACGGTTTAATTACGTTCTGCAAGAGAACGTACTGCTTTCAAGTGTGAGATATGCCAAAGAAGAAAATATGGAATCAATCTTAATCGGGGAGAACAATTTCCGCCTGCTTATAGAGTAA
- a CDS encoding allantoinase — translation MSERLDVIIRNGSVVLRDEVRLLDIGIKNGKISHLDERLTLEAEQVVDASGMVIMAGMVDAHVHLNEPGLGDWEGFATGSAALAAGGCTTYIDMPLNGIPPTVTVSAMEMKQEAAREQSLVDYAIWGGLVPGHLDDLAPMCEAGVIGFKAFMSSPGDPGEEAFREVDDLTLWEGMKRIARMNRVLALHAESESLVSRLGQAKQAEGKVTAQDYTSTRPILAELEAVNRALFYAEQTGCPLHFVHISSEAAVMIIVEAKKRGVNVTLETCPHYLLLTEDDLERIGPTAKCAPPLRSEEEKERLWEALRQGYIDMISSDHSPCPSSMKESRNYFEAWGGISGAQSSLELMIDEGHLKRGIGLSQLSRMLSYTPAERFGLLPDKGEIRLGADADLVMISLNTPYVLRTEHLLYRHKHSPYVGKELGCKVLATWSRGNLVYEEAKAISPVKAGQWCRYKTKVNLTFNEVDVKIN, via the coding sequence GTGAGCGAAAGATTAGATGTGATCATTCGAAACGGCTCCGTTGTTTTGCGAGATGAAGTCCGTTTATTGGATATAGGTATAAAGAATGGCAAGATTTCGCATTTGGATGAGCGCTTAACGCTGGAAGCAGAGCAAGTTGTGGATGCTTCTGGCATGGTCATCATGGCTGGCATGGTTGATGCCCATGTCCATTTGAATGAACCGGGACTGGGGGACTGGGAAGGATTCGCCACGGGTTCTGCTGCATTAGCCGCAGGAGGTTGTACCACTTACATCGATATGCCGCTTAACGGCATTCCGCCAACAGTTACCGTCTCCGCGATGGAGATGAAGCAGGAGGCGGCCCGTGAGCAATCATTGGTCGATTACGCCATATGGGGTGGACTGGTGCCAGGGCATCTGGATGATTTGGCGCCCATGTGCGAAGCTGGTGTTATTGGCTTCAAAGCCTTCATGTCTTCGCCGGGTGACCCGGGCGAAGAGGCATTTCGTGAGGTGGATGACCTCACCTTGTGGGAAGGGATGAAGCGCATTGCGCGAATGAACCGAGTGCTGGCGCTTCATGCAGAAAGCGAGTCACTTGTTTCACGCTTAGGGCAGGCGAAGCAAGCAGAAGGCAAAGTCACAGCGCAAGACTATACGTCCACACGCCCGATTCTTGCTGAGCTCGAAGCGGTGAATCGAGCGCTGTTTTATGCAGAGCAGACAGGGTGTCCGCTGCATTTCGTTCATATCAGCAGCGAGGCAGCTGTAATGATCATAGTGGAGGCGAAGAAGCGCGGCGTTAATGTGACGCTGGAGACTTGTCCGCACTATTTACTCCTTACGGAAGATGATTTAGAACGGATAGGGCCTACGGCCAAATGTGCGCCTCCACTGCGTAGTGAAGAGGAGAAGGAGCGGTTGTGGGAAGCTTTGCGCCAGGGTTATATTGATATGATTTCATCGGATCATTCCCCTTGTCCAAGCTCGATGAAGGAATCCCGCAATTACTTTGAAGCATGGGGCGGTATATCGGGAGCGCAAAGTTCACTAGAACTTATGATTGATGAAGGACATTTGAAGCGGGGGATCGGGCTCAGTCAGTTAAGTCGTATGCTGTCCTATACGCCGGCTGAGCGATTCGGTCTTCTTCCGGACAAAGGAGAGATTCGTCTAGGTGCTGATGCAGATCTTGTTATGATTTCTCTGAATACCCCCTATGTGCTGCGAACCGAGCACTTATTGTATCGCCACAAGCATAGTCCATATGTAGGGAAGGAATTGGGGTGCAAAGTGCTGGCTACCTGGAGCAGAGGAAATCTTGTCTATGAAGAAGCGAAAGCGATCAGTCCTGTGAAGGCTGGCCAATGGTGTCGTTACAAAACAAAAGTAAACTTGACATTCAACGAAGTTGATGTAAAAATAAATTAA
- a CDS encoding ABC transporter substrate-binding protein has translation MKNKRIWAQSFLVFVTAAMVVTACSSKPTTTSTTTPAATAIAATATPAASTAATATAATAAVPEVKDITLVGVRDAQISSQQIIADKLGYFKETGLNVTSQLIESGPDIGPMVAGGSAPLSIQTNFMDIILKSSNVPVKIVTPLAQIAGTQAVVGSKKLELKTSKDLEGKTIGIPNGADVKIAIDNMGKELGVDVSKIKYVNIAPSDAVVALQKGDIDALACWEPFITKAIQGGGKFLFSGTKSELPDKKGDVKWMSVHTTMQVSDDFIKKNPNTIKAVLAGLKKATDYINKNRDEAIKILAPELHLSVEELTQIMSRNVYSMEVDDTYVNGSNGTAVGEYLKAVGNIKTVPKPDTYHDLSLLKAVDSTLVKVEFK, from the coding sequence ATGAAAAACAAAAGAATATGGGCTCAATCATTCTTGGTATTCGTAACGGCAGCTATGGTAGTAACAGCATGTAGTTCTAAACCAACGACGACAAGTACAACAACTCCAGCAGCAACAGCTATTGCAGCAACAGCAACACCTGCAGCTTCAACTGCAGCTACCGCTACCGCTGCGACTGCGGCGGTTCCAGAAGTGAAAGATATTACATTAGTCGGCGTACGCGATGCACAGATTTCCTCTCAACAAATTATTGCAGATAAGCTTGGCTATTTCAAAGAAACAGGACTGAATGTAACCAGTCAACTGATTGAAAGCGGACCGGATATCGGACCGATGGTTGCCGGTGGCAGCGCGCCACTCTCCATTCAAACGAATTTTATGGATATTATTTTAAAATCATCGAATGTTCCTGTGAAAATTGTTACACCTCTAGCACAAATTGCAGGTACGCAAGCTGTCGTCGGTTCCAAGAAATTAGAACTGAAGACATCCAAGGACCTAGAAGGCAAGACAATTGGGATCCCTAACGGAGCAGACGTGAAGATAGCAATAGATAATATGGGTAAAGAGCTTGGTGTAGATGTAAGCAAAATAAAATACGTCAATATAGCGCCGAGCGATGCTGTTGTTGCTTTGCAAAAAGGTGATATCGATGCCCTTGCTTGCTGGGAACCGTTCATTACCAAAGCGATCCAAGGTGGAGGCAAATTCCTGTTTAGCGGAACGAAGAGTGAGCTGCCTGATAAAAAAGGCGACGTGAAATGGATGAGCGTTCATACAACGATGCAGGTTTCTGACGATTTTATTAAGAAAAATCCGAATACGATTAAAGCCGTGCTTGCGGGTCTTAAAAAGGCGACAGATTATATTAATAAAAACCGCGATGAAGCGATCAAGATTCTTGCTCCTGAGCTTCACTTAAGCGTTGAAGAGCTTACGCAAATTATGAGCCGCAATGTGTACTCGATGGAAGTAGATGATACTTACGTGAATGGCAGCAACGGTACGGCAGTAGGTGAATATCTAAAAGCTGTTGGTAATATTAAAACCGTTCCGAAACCAGATACTTACCATGATTTGAGCCTGTTGAAAGCTGTTGATTCTACACTTGTTAAAGTTGAATTTAAATAA